The Niastella koreensis GR20-10 genome includes a window with the following:
- a CDS encoding RNA polymerase sigma-70 factor: MSSLHTFDDSHLLSLLENSNANAFDVLYNRYWDRVLSLAYRKTGDLMEAENIVQDVFVSLWKRRKSLKITSDFSNYLFISVKYRTLKFLAKKASARSISLDLASDLLDNSTQEYLEFEEIRERLEILVDKLPEMGRLVYKMKSEDKSYKEIAAELNISEKAVDAHLLRARRKLRVELGSFLGCFFL; encoded by the coding sequence GTGAGTTCACTGCATACATTTGATGATTCACATTTACTTAGTTTACTTGAGAACAGTAATGCGAATGCATTTGACGTGCTTTACAACCGTTATTGGGACAGGGTGCTAAGTTTAGCCTATCGAAAAACAGGTGATCTCATGGAAGCGGAGAATATTGTGCAGGATGTTTTCGTTTCGCTTTGGAAAAGGCGGAAAAGCCTCAAAATAACAAGTGACTTTTCTAACTATCTTTTTATTTCTGTAAAGTACAGGACGCTTAAGTTCCTGGCCAAAAAAGCTTCTGCGCGATCCATAAGCTTAGACCTGGCTAGTGATCTGCTGGATAATTCCACACAAGAATACCTGGAATTTGAGGAGATCCGGGAACGGCTTGAAATTCTTGTTGACAAGCTTCCTGAAATGGGCAGGTTAGTTTACAAAATGAAAAGCGAAGATAAATCATACAAGGAGATTGCTGCCGAACTTAATATATCTGAAAAAGCAGTTGATGCCCATTTATTACGTGCACGCAGGAAGCTGCGGGTAGAACTTGGTAGTTTTTTAGGCTGTTTTTTTCTCTGA
- a CDS encoding DoxX family protein, translating into MTVEQKTSKAMNISLWILQTLLAVTFIWAGFMKIFQPIDLPFPWIRDNANLALITGGLDLLAGIGITLPALLRIKPQLTIYAAYGTMVLMVAASIFHISRGEAKDIGFNIFIIVLAAFIAWGRQKKAPLTAKD; encoded by the coding sequence ATGACTGTAGAGCAAAAAACATCAAAAGCAATGAACATTAGTCTTTGGATTTTACAAACCCTTTTAGCTGTCACTTTTATTTGGGCAGGGTTTATGAAGATATTTCAACCGATCGATTTACCGTTTCCCTGGATAAGGGACAACGCCAATTTAGCTTTGATTACAGGGGGGCTGGATTTATTAGCAGGAATTGGAATAACGTTGCCCGCCTTACTTCGAATTAAACCTCAACTAACAATATACGCGGCATACGGAACAATGGTGTTGATGGTAGCTGCAAGTATTTTTCATATTTCAAGAGGGGAAGCAAAAGACATTGGCTTTAACATTTTTATTATTGTTCTTGCCGCATTTATTGCGTGGGGCAGACAAAAGAAAGCGCCACTAACAGCTAAAGATTGA
- a CDS encoding calcineurin-like phosphoesterase C-terminal domain-containing protein: protein MKNLSIYLLFLICVACKKPENATEQTAKTAAIKNAAVANTITGHLQDDSGNPVKNVVVSDGFTCTVTDDNGNYTLTRDSAAQFVYFSAPAEYNASVGASGLREFYKKITAPLSDAVQADFTLIKKAKETKFKIIGISDPQVASTAELDRFKNETVDDIKTHMNGESLPYYTLVLGDVVADKQDLLVPIRQSFATISPSTFVVAGNHDLFKSATNQTKNGETFSAVFGPLDYSFNVGDVHFICMNDIIFAADGSYSSGFTAKQLAWLQQDLSYVSKDKVIVMSYHRHTLNTGGTEMKNLLAGYKEVHIMAGHLHANANNINATNPLFYQHIHGAACGRWWSSTINADGTPNGYQVFEVENNAVKNWYYKSVRYPKEFQIRMYRGNSSFGGPNGTFSFNLTSSDIVANVWNMDNTWKVDVYENNIKTGSMERFTGIDAWATGYHNGVLTEKAFANPEHLYKYTLKDPGATVKVVATDRFGAQYTQSNFTTDFSTAISY from the coding sequence ATGAAAAATCTATCCATCTATTTATTGTTTCTTATTTGCGTTGCCTGTAAGAAGCCTGAGAACGCAACCGAACAGACTGCCAAGACAGCTGCCATTAAAAATGCAGCGGTAGCGAATACCATCACGGGACATCTGCAGGATGATAGCGGCAACCCGGTGAAAAATGTGGTTGTAAGCGATGGTTTTACCTGTACTGTTACGGATGATAATGGAAACTACACCTTAACAAGGGATTCAGCAGCCCAATTCGTTTACTTTTCTGCACCGGCAGAATACAACGCAAGTGTTGGCGCCAGTGGACTTCGTGAGTTCTATAAAAAGATAACAGCTCCATTGTCGGATGCTGTGCAGGCTGATTTTACACTGATCAAAAAAGCAAAGGAAACAAAGTTTAAAATTATCGGCATATCAGACCCGCAGGTTGCCAGTACAGCCGAATTGGACAGATTTAAAAACGAAACGGTAGACGACATAAAGACACATATGAACGGAGAAAGTTTGCCATACTATACGTTGGTGTTAGGTGATGTTGTTGCTGATAAGCAAGACCTGTTAGTGCCGATCCGGCAATCGTTCGCTACTATTTCGCCATCGACATTTGTGGTAGCAGGTAATCATGATTTATTCAAGTCAGCTACTAACCAAACTAAAAATGGCGAAACTTTTAGTGCGGTTTTTGGGCCGTTAGACTATTCCTTCAATGTGGGTGATGTGCATTTTATATGTATGAATGATATTATTTTTGCAGCTGATGGCTCCTATTCTTCCGGATTTACGGCTAAGCAGTTGGCCTGGCTACAGCAGGATCTGAGCTATGTAAGTAAAGACAAGGTGATCGTAATGTCGTATCACCGGCATACCTTGAATACCGGAGGAACAGAAATGAAAAATCTGCTTGCCGGTTACAAGGAGGTACATATTATGGCAGGGCATTTGCACGCAAATGCAAATAATATCAACGCCACCAATCCTTTATTTTATCAGCATATTCATGGCGCGGCCTGCGGCCGGTGGTGGTCATCAACGATCAATGCCGATGGCACCCCTAACGGCTACCAGGTTTTTGAGGTGGAAAATAATGCTGTTAAAAACTGGTATTATAAATCGGTACGTTATCCCAAAGAATTCCAGATCAGAATGTATAGAGGGAACAGCTCATTTGGTGGACCTAACGGGACTTTCAGTTTTAACCTGACCTCATCAGACATTGTAGCAAATGTTTGGAACATGGATAATACCTGGAAGGTGGATGTGTATGAGAATAATATCAAAACCGGGTCTATGGAACGATTTACTGGTATCGATGCCTGGGCTACGGGGTATCATAACGGCGTACTTACTGAAAAAGCTTTTGCTAACCCCGAACATCTTTATAAATACACCCTCAAAGATCCGGGTGCCACAGTTAAAGTTGTTGCGACTGACCGGTTCGGTGCACAGTATACACAATCCAATTTCACAACAGACTTTTCAACCGCTATATCTTATTAA
- a CDS encoding ABC transporter permease, giving the protein MFRNYFKIAFRSLRKSKGFTVLNIIGLAAGLGVCLLIVLYVTDELSYDRYNVNADRIYRIDEDLYFNNTSYEAATTSKFFGPTLVTSYPKIQQMVRFRNPGNLLVRKGNDHVFDHHLTFADSTIFKVFTLPMIAGDPNTALNNPHSIVIDESAARRYFNSTDVVGRTLVVDNDDKPLQITGVIRDMPEQSQFHFSFIRPLREAYNFNDPSDNDWVSNSYYTYILVQPGTTRAEVQKDVDEVVKLHISPALQNVFHTSGADLEKGGNHFRCPVFPLTDVHLHSNKSGELEANSNIQFVYIFSLIAVLILLIACVNFMNLSTARSANRAREVGIRKVAGSTKGHLIIQFLTESILLSLFSLVLAFCIAVLLLPMFNQLAGKSLHPDVFFSGRLLPIIILLVLLVGCLAGSYPAFYLSSFQPIHVLKGKIAAGFKSSWLRSSLVVFQFFISIGLIVSTIVIYRQLHYIRNKEVGFNRDQVLVIHGTWALGRDGTTYLRKNLLTLAGVTDATVTPDLPTVDGQYWQEGWFPDATLNARKATIMTTLRVDDHYVPTLGMQIVKGRNFDLAQFPTDSTAIILNEAAVVTLGVKDPLNLILYNHDEYYNLLTYHVVGVVKDFNYNSMHDRIHPLLMVVNTYNWSSMAIRFHTHDVSSLIRQVESKFHAARQGLPFSYTFMDNDFDKLYHAEQQTGQIFITFAVFAILIACLGLFGLVTYAAEQRTKEIGIRKVLGASVRSIIGLLSRDFTVLVGIAALIAFPVAWWAMYKWLGTFAYRTQISWWIFPVAGAVALAIALLTVSVQTIRAALANPVESLSSE; this is encoded by the coding sequence ATGTTTCGCAACTATTTCAAGATTGCCTTCCGCAGCCTCAGGAAAAGCAAGGGCTTTACCGTCCTCAACATCATCGGCCTCGCTGCCGGCCTCGGTGTCTGTCTGTTGATCGTCCTGTACGTAACCGATGAGCTTAGTTACGATCGCTACAACGTCAACGCCGACCGCATCTATCGGATTGATGAGGATCTCTACTTCAATAACACCAGTTATGAGGCTGCCACCACCTCCAAATTTTTCGGCCCCACTCTCGTCACTTCCTATCCAAAGATCCAGCAGATGGTCAGGTTCCGCAACCCGGGCAACCTGCTGGTGCGGAAGGGCAACGACCATGTCTTCGACCATCACTTGACCTTTGCCGACTCGACGATCTTCAAGGTCTTCACGCTGCCGATGATCGCCGGTGACCCCAATACCGCCCTTAACAACCCTCATTCCATCGTGATCGATGAAAGTGCCGCCCGTCGCTATTTCAACAGCACCGATGTCGTCGGCCGCACGCTGGTGGTAGATAATGACGATAAACCCCTACAGATCACCGGGGTCATCCGGGACATGCCGGAACAGTCCCAATTCCATTTCAGCTTCATTCGCCCGCTCCGCGAAGCCTACAACTTCAATGACCCCAGCGACAACGACTGGGTAAGTAATTCTTATTATACCTATATCCTTGTCCAACCCGGCACTACGCGAGCCGAGGTCCAGAAGGATGTAGACGAAGTCGTCAAGCTCCATATCAGCCCGGCACTCCAGAACGTGTTTCACACTTCGGGTGCCGACCTCGAGAAGGGGGGCAATCATTTCCGGTGCCCTGTCTTTCCCCTCACCGATGTGCACCTCCATTCCAATAAGTCCGGTGAGCTCGAAGCCAACAGTAATATCCAGTTTGTATACATCTTCTCCCTCATCGCCGTGCTCATCCTCCTGATCGCCTGCGTCAATTTCATGAACCTTAGTACCGCCCGAAGTGCCAACCGCGCCAGGGAAGTGGGCATCCGTAAGGTTGCTGGCTCGACAAAAGGACACCTAATCATCCAGTTCCTCACCGAGTCCATCCTGCTCAGCCTGTTCTCGCTCGTTCTCGCCTTTTGCATCGCCGTGCTGCTGCTGCCGATGTTCAACCAACTTGCGGGCAAGTCGCTCCATCCCGACGTCTTTTTCAGCGGCCGGCTCCTGCCCATCATCATCCTGCTGGTGCTGCTGGTCGGCTGTCTCGCAGGCAGCTACCCGGCCTTCTACCTTTCCTCCTTTCAGCCGATTCATGTATTGAAAGGAAAGATAGCCGCAGGCTTCAAGAGCAGCTGGCTCCGCAGCAGCCTGGTGGTCTTTCAATTTTTTATTTCAATTGGCCTCATCGTCAGCACCATCGTCATCTATCGCCAGCTGCACTATATTAGAAATAAGGAAGTTGGCTTCAACCGGGACCAGGTACTCGTCATCCATGGTACCTGGGCGCTCGGGCGGGATGGCACGACCTATCTTCGCAAGAACCTGCTCACGCTTGCCGGGGTCACCGACGCAACCGTCACCCCCGACCTCCCCACCGTCGATGGCCAGTACTGGCAGGAAGGCTGGTTCCCGGATGCCACGCTCAACGCCAGAAAGGCGACGATCATGACCACGCTCAGGGTCGACGACCATTATGTTCCCACCCTCGGCATGCAGATCGTCAAAGGCCGCAACTTCGACCTCGCGCAATTTCCTACCGACTCTACCGCCATCATCCTCAATGAAGCCGCCGTAGTGACGCTCGGCGTGAAGGACCCGCTCAACCTGATCCTCTACAACCATGATGAATACTACAATCTACTTACCTATCATGTCGTCGGCGTCGTAAAGGATTTTAACTATAACTCCATGCATGACAGGATACATCCCCTTCTCATGGTGGTCAACACGTATAACTGGAGCAGTATGGCCATCCGCTTCCACACGCATGATGTCTCCAGTCTCATCCGGCAGGTGGAAAGTAAGTTCCATGCCGCCAGGCAAGGATTGCCCTTCAGCTACACCTTCATGGATAACGACTTTGATAAATTGTACCACGCTGAGCAGCAAACAGGCCAGATCTTCATCACTTTCGCCGTCTTCGCCATCCTCATTGCCTGCCTCGGTCTCTTCGGTCTCGTTACTTATGCCGCGGAACAACGCACCAAGGAGATCGGCATCCGCAAGGTCCTTGGCGCCAGCGTCCGTAGTATCATCGGCCTCCTCAGCAGGGACTTCACAGTGCTTGTCGGGATAGCTGCGCTCATTGCTTTCCCCGTTGCGTGGTGGGCCATGTACAAATGGCTCGGGACGTTTGCCTATCGTACCCAGATCAGTTGGTGGATATTCCCTGTCGCAGGAGCCGTCGCCCTTGCCATTGCCCTATTGACCGTTAGTGTTCAGACCATTCGCGCGGCCCTTGCTAACCCTGTAGAATCCCTTAGCAGCGAATGA
- a CDS encoding SusC/RagA family TonB-linked outer membrane protein, with protein MKLTVVFILAALFQVRASTFAQKINFVHKNTSFKQIIKEIRKQTNYNILVSANKIKDLKTRNVSFDNASISEVLNTFLAGAPLTYEIQGESVLIKDKPVTTTPNREIQQSAFIEIKGRVVDENNASIAGVTVKVKRTSQGTVTDSAGIFNLSVGDKNSLIVFSAIGYQSLEIAAGDLPKVIRMRPEAAALSSVVVVGYGSQKKSDVTGSVSTVTAKDFNKGAVINPLNQIQGKVAGLVITQRGGDPNDQGASISLRGQTSILGDQRPLIVIDGIAISSASQFQNLSPADIESYDVLKDVSATAIYGARGANGVILVTTKKGKSSNLQVDYEGFAGFEKQAKYWDLLSASDYLTEIGQIPNVNVPTFDKGANTDWQRAVNRTAVVYSNNLGISGGTDKFTYRASLNYQNQQGIIINTNKRQLGFRFNAQQKALNDKLEILLNASSTTVYRDQLSDPNSINQYIFNAPPTYPVYNPDGSYFAFTDLLQANPVMHLKETLAKETTRQTLTNVTANYKIIPGLSVGLTGVLIQDNTLAHHFTPTFPLEGNINTAEQDSYNQNTIEANAHINYSKTLGKHNFTAMFVHEYNQFDNESFNANGQNYLVPDVLDNNLGSGDLTKNQIGSGKSAYKIISFLGRINYNYDNRYYLTASLRRDGSDKFGIDHQWGTFPSVSLAYRLKSDWLKKVIWVDDLKLRAGFGVVGNSNSIGPYNAIALYSAQARYYDASNPSYPLLNSYSYSQNPNPDLKWEERHGKNIGVDFSFFSSRLTGDINYFDDKTIHMLYNYSVPTPPFFVNTILANVGDMTNKGLEVMLSGVAVKTVSFNWTVNGQFTRIKTKVLNLSGGYNGFTLNTDQVGTATVTGRGLNSVPVSYIKPGEPLNVYFLPHFTGTDAAGKQLFDGKTITENPAPTKYYIDPNPTFSYGLNNSFTYKNWDVNFFIRGVQGYKLFNQVLLNYESAARLPGANTTRAALTNGIKDAPYISDKWLENASYVRLEYATLGYTFKKMTGMKNFRLYIAGNNLFVITKYRGLDPEIAGNFLDGNSYPKNRTIILGTSFSFR; from the coding sequence ATGAAATTAACAGTTGTGTTCATATTAGCAGCCCTGTTTCAAGTAAGGGCAAGCACATTCGCACAAAAAATTAATTTTGTTCATAAAAACACATCTTTTAAACAGATCATCAAAGAGATCAGGAAACAGACCAATTACAATATTCTTGTATCGGCTAATAAGATTAAGGACCTTAAAACCAGGAATGTTAGTTTCGACAATGCAAGTATCAGCGAAGTGCTGAACACTTTTCTGGCCGGGGCACCTCTTACTTATGAGATCCAGGGCGAGAGTGTACTGATCAAAGACAAACCGGTCACTACCACGCCTAACCGGGAAATACAACAGTCTGCTTTTATTGAAATAAAAGGAAGGGTGGTTGATGAAAATAACGCATCCATTGCAGGTGTAACGGTTAAGGTAAAGAGAACTTCCCAGGGCACGGTTACAGATTCCGCAGGGATTTTCAATTTGAGCGTAGGTGATAAAAATAGCCTGATCGTTTTTAGTGCTATCGGTTACCAGTCTTTGGAAATTGCGGCAGGCGACTTACCTAAAGTCATAAGAATGAGACCAGAGGCAGCTGCCTTAAGTTCGGTTGTTGTGGTAGGCTATGGCAGTCAGAAGAAGTCCGACGTCACAGGCAGTGTTTCTACTGTCACCGCCAAAGATTTTAATAAGGGCGCTGTTATCAATCCTTTAAATCAGATCCAGGGAAAAGTGGCAGGTCTGGTTATTACGCAGCGCGGTGGGGATCCCAATGATCAGGGTGCTTCCATCTCCCTGCGGGGGCAAACCTCCATTCTTGGTGACCAACGACCATTGATTGTGATCGATGGGATAGCTATCTCCAGCGCTTCCCAGTTTCAAAACCTTTCACCGGCTGATATTGAAAGTTATGATGTCCTGAAAGACGTTTCTGCTACTGCCATTTATGGCGCCAGAGGTGCTAACGGTGTTATTTTAGTAACTACCAAGAAGGGAAAAAGTAGCAATCTCCAGGTTGATTACGAAGGTTTTGCAGGATTTGAAAAACAGGCCAAATACTGGGATCTCCTGTCGGCCAGCGACTATCTTACCGAAATCGGTCAGATCCCTAACGTAAACGTTCCTACTTTTGATAAAGGGGCCAATACCGACTGGCAGCGGGCGGTAAACCGCACAGCTGTTGTTTACAGTAACAATCTTGGAATTTCGGGCGGCACCGACAAATTTACCTACCGGGCGTCACTCAATTATCAAAACCAGCAGGGCATTATTATCAACACCAATAAGCGTCAGCTTGGCTTCCGGTTCAACGCGCAGCAAAAGGCCTTGAATGATAAATTGGAGATCCTGTTAAACGCATCCAGTACAACGGTCTATAGGGATCAGTTATCCGATCCGAATTCGATCAACCAATACATCTTCAACGCGCCACCCACCTATCCCGTATATAATCCGGACGGCTCTTACTTTGCATTCACTGATCTTTTGCAAGCCAACCCGGTGATGCACTTAAAGGAAACATTGGCTAAGGAAACAACCAGGCAAACCCTGACTAACGTAACCGCTAATTATAAGATCATCCCGGGTTTGAGTGTTGGACTAACAGGGGTTTTGATCCAGGACAATACGCTGGCGCACCATTTTACCCCAACTTTTCCTTTGGAGGGTAATATCAATACAGCAGAGCAGGACAGCTACAATCAAAACACGATCGAAGCGAACGCGCATATCAATTACAGTAAAACTTTGGGTAAACATAATTTTACTGCCATGTTTGTACATGAGTACAATCAGTTTGATAACGAATCTTTTAACGCTAACGGACAAAACTACCTGGTACCGGACGTTCTGGACAATAATTTAGGTTCCGGCGATCTCACAAAAAATCAAATAGGCTCTGGCAAGTCAGCTTATAAGATCATTTCATTTTTAGGCCGGATCAACTATAACTACGATAACAGGTACTACCTGACCGCTTCGTTACGTAGGGATGGTTCAGACAAATTTGGTATCGATCACCAATGGGGTACATTCCCGTCAGTGAGCCTGGCTTACCGGTTAAAAAGTGATTGGCTGAAAAAGGTGATCTGGGTAGACGATCTTAAGCTAAGAGCAGGTTTTGGTGTGGTAGGTAATTCCAATAGTATCGGGCCCTACAATGCCATCGCCTTATACTCGGCGCAGGCACGTTATTATGATGCTTCAAACCCATCTTACCCGCTTCTTAATAGCTATTCCTACAGTCAAAACCCAAACCCTGACCTGAAATGGGAAGAACGGCATGGCAAAAATATAGGGGTAGATTTTTCCTTTTTCAGCAGCCGGTTGACAGGTGATATCAACTACTTCGATGATAAAACCATTCATATGCTATATAATTACAGTGTTCCAACCCCGCCATTTTTTGTGAATACCATACTGGCAAATGTTGGTGATATGACCAATAAAGGGTTAGAAGTGATGTTATCTGGAGTGGCTGTGAAGACGGTAAGTTTTAACTGGACTGTAAACGGACAATTCACCAGGATTAAAACAAAGGTGCTGAACCTTTCAGGCGGGTACAATGGGTTTACGCTGAATACCGACCAGGTTGGTACGGCTACTGTAACGGGAAGGGGTTTGAATTCGGTACCTGTAAGTTATATCAAGCCCGGCGAGCCATTGAACGTTTACTTCCTTCCTCATTTTACCGGCACAGACGCTGCCGGAAAACAGTTGTTTGACGGGAAAACGATCACCGAGAATCCCGCCCCGACCAAATATTATATTGATCCCAATCCAACATTCAGCTATGGACTGAACAACTCGTTCACCTACAAAAACTGGGATGTGAACTTTTTTATCCGCGGTGTTCAGGGGTATAAGCTTTTCAATCAGGTGCTGCTGAATTATGAGTCTGCAGCAAGGTTGCCGGGTGCAAACACAACACGGGCAGCGTTGACAAATGGGATAAAAGATGCACCCTATATTTCAGATAAGTGGCTGGAAAACGCGTCGTATGTAAGGCTTGAATATGCTACGCTGGGATATACCTTTAAAAAAATGACCGGAATGAAGAATTTCAGGCTATATATAGCCGGAAATAACTTGTTCGTCATAACAAAGTATCGCGGACTGGATCCGGAGATTGCAGGAAATTTTCTGGATGGTAATTCATATCCTAAAAATCGTACGATCATTCTGGGAACCAGTTTTTCATTTCGATAA
- a CDS encoding RagB/SusD family nutrient uptake outer membrane protein, translated as MKQICSVSAMIIATISILLSSCTKLDSKVYNQVTPDNFFQTPQQVNAALAQAYTPMTTIPMGNTFQLNSVSSDELVIPTRGNDWYDGGIWQALWLHNFRPDIKVLNDAWNDISNGIGKCNFVLSTVDQIPVNNKPANLDQIIAEIKVLRAYYYFVFTDLFGNVPLVTDYNVNPTTVKQSSRSEVYKFLENELTANVPLLQDKAVTNYGHINKWGGYMLLAKLYLNAQVYTGTPQWDKSANSADQVIKSGKYSLQANFFDNFIVANEGSVENIFVVPFDFTFIGGNIMVRRSLNGSHMYTYNLGGQPNNGWCAPTAFFRTFSDNDFRKKMWLIGQQYNASGAVLTDVATKKPVILSPYVNELSNPADTFKFAGARSVKYAPQPGAGTNASNDGVIFRLADAYLIKAEAQIRNGQAGDALMLINAIRKRAGLNDWTATDLTLPNILAERGRELAWEGYRRNDLIRFEIADQLPYFTGARTPGKSKDPDNRTFIFPIPANQMISNKNLVQNPGY; from the coding sequence ATGAAACAGATATGTTCCGTTTCGGCGATGATCATCGCTACAATCTCTATATTGCTTAGCAGTTGTACTAAGTTAGATAGCAAGGTCTACAATCAGGTAACGCCGGATAATTTTTTTCAAACACCCCAGCAGGTCAACGCGGCATTAGCGCAGGCCTACACCCCCATGACCACGATCCCAATGGGAAACACTTTTCAACTCAATTCAGTCTCTTCCGATGAATTGGTTATCCCCACCCGGGGAAACGACTGGTATGATGGGGGAATATGGCAGGCATTATGGCTGCATAATTTCAGGCCGGATATTAAGGTGCTTAATGACGCGTGGAATGACATCAGCAATGGAATAGGAAAGTGCAATTTTGTATTAAGCACGGTTGACCAGATCCCCGTGAATAACAAACCTGCAAATCTTGACCAGATCATTGCAGAGATAAAGGTGTTACGGGCTTACTATTATTTCGTGTTCACCGACCTCTTCGGAAATGTTCCTTTAGTGACAGATTATAATGTCAATCCCACTACGGTCAAGCAGAGTTCACGAAGCGAGGTGTATAAATTTTTGGAAAACGAGCTGACAGCGAATGTTCCGTTGCTTCAGGATAAAGCGGTGACGAATTATGGCCATATCAATAAATGGGGGGGCTATATGTTACTCGCCAAATTGTACCTGAATGCACAGGTATATACCGGCACACCCCAATGGGATAAGTCCGCAAACTCGGCAGATCAGGTGATCAAGTCTGGCAAATACAGTCTACAGGCAAACTTCTTTGACAATTTTATTGTGGCCAACGAAGGCTCCGTAGAGAATATCTTTGTTGTGCCTTTTGATTTCACATTTATCGGTGGCAACATCATGGTCAGACGTTCCCTTAATGGCAGCCACATGTATACTTACAATCTGGGCGGGCAGCCGAACAATGGGTGGTGTGCACCTACCGCATTCTTCAGGACTTTTAGTGATAATGACTTCAGGAAGAAAATGTGGCTGATTGGCCAGCAGTATAACGCCTCAGGAGCGGTATTGACGGACGTAGCAACCAAAAAGCCGGTTATATTAAGTCCTTATGTAAATGAATTAAGTAATCCGGCTGATACATTTAAGTTTGCCGGCGCCAGAAGTGTTAAATATGCACCCCAGCCAGGCGCGGGTACAAATGCAAGTAATGATGGTGTCATCTTCCGTTTGGCCGATGCTTACCTGATCAAGGCAGAGGCGCAGATCAGAAATGGGCAGGCTGGTGATGCACTGATGCTGATCAACGCAATAAGGAAACGCGCCGGTTTGAACGACTGGACTGCAACAGACTTAACCCTGCCTAATATTTTGGCAGAACGTGGGCGCGAACTCGCCTGGGAAGGCTACAGGCGAAATGACCTGATCCGTTTTGAGATCGCTGATCAGTTACCCTATTTTACCGGGGCACGCACGCCGGGCAAGAGTAAAGATCCTGATAACCGGACTTTCATTTTTCCTATTCCGGCTAATCAAATGATCAGTAACAAAAATCTCGTTCAAAACCCCGGGTACTAG
- a CDS encoding FecR family protein, which produces MLSLMISFKRPIPQKKLFFLRDRPRKKNLFQKQGKMNERPYSQRLQDLAHQYLRGELNSEEQREVDEWFLSEEGADFIESHMSRDDHRKWLLRRIHNKAGIVINSKRPTQIYLRVAVAASLIVTTMFVAYWALKKSPVNQQAKQLVAHEIKPGGNKAVLILDDGSNIELTSGKQGLLVRQGNVKIYKNHNGGLSYTPDNTGATKEPICYNTVATPRGGKYRLTLSDGTIAILDAASSIRFPVSFDKERKVSITGQVYFDVVHNANSPFLVSVKGQLVKDLGTKFNINAYDDEPVIKTTLLEGGISLTRGSQTAVLKPGQQAIDAIGNPAIRIVEADIDETVAWTNDLFQFEEEPLESVMRKISRWYDVDVSYQKGSNIHESYLGRLTRYAEVSKVLKMLEVTGDVRFEIQGRTIKVFPKIQTNKK; this is translated from the coding sequence ATGTTATCATTAATGATATCTTTTAAAAGGCCGATCCCGCAAAAAAAATTATTTTTTTTGCGGGATCGGCCACGGAAAAAGAACTTATTTCAAAAGCAAGGTAAAATGAATGAACGGCCATATAGTCAAAGACTACAAGATCTGGCTCACCAATATTTGCGGGGGGAATTAAATAGTGAAGAACAGCGGGAGGTTGACGAATGGTTCCTGAGTGAAGAAGGTGCTGATTTTATTGAAAGCCATATGAGCAGGGATGACCATAGGAAGTGGCTGCTCCGGCGTATTCATAATAAAGCCGGTATCGTAATAAATAGTAAACGCCCAACACAAATATATCTTAGGGTTGCGGTTGCCGCTTCGCTGATAGTAACGACTATGTTCGTCGCCTATTGGGCCCTTAAAAAATCACCTGTTAATCAACAAGCAAAGCAACTGGTTGCTCATGAAATAAAACCCGGTGGAAACAAGGCCGTCTTAATACTGGATGACGGCAGTAACATAGAGCTGACGTCCGGTAAACAGGGATTGCTTGTGAGGCAGGGTAATGTAAAGATCTACAAAAATCATAATGGTGGTCTGAGCTATACACCGGACAATACCGGCGCTACTAAGGAACCGATCTGCTATAACACCGTTGCTACTCCGCGTGGCGGAAAATACCGGTTAACCCTTTCAGACGGCACGATCGCCATTCTTGACGCTGCCTCCTCGATCCGTTTCCCGGTTTCCTTTGATAAGGAACGAAAAGTTTCCATTACCGGGCAAGTGTATTTTGACGTTGTTCACAATGCTAACAGCCCATTCCTCGTAAGTGTAAAAGGTCAGCTTGTCAAAGATCTGGGCACAAAGTTCAATATCAACGCATATGATGATGAGCCGGTAATCAAAACAACACTATTGGAAGGGGGGATAAGTCTTACCCGCGGTTCACAAACAGCAGTTTTAAAACCAGGCCAACAGGCGATCGATGCGATCGGGAACCCGGCTATCAGGATCGTAGAGGCAGATATTGACGAAACCGTAGCATGGACAAATGATCTCTTCCAATTTGAAGAGGAACCGTTGGAAAGTGTTATGCGAAAAATTTCCCGATGGTACGATGTGGATGTATCCTATCAAAAAGGTTCTAATATCCATGAATCCTATTTAGGGCGCCTGACCAGGTATGCAGAGGTATCCAAAGTTTTAAAGATGCTTGAGGTTACGGGAGATGTACGATTCGAAATTCAAGGCAGAACAATCAAAGTATTTCCTAAAATACAGACAAACAAGAAATAG